Proteins co-encoded in one Pseudomonas fluorescens genomic window:
- a CDS encoding HvfC family RiPP maturation protein, whose translation MDNLEQQQLALTRYLRDPENETPPADMNAARVNVYRDLVFNNVSQLLGGTFPVLIRIIGQERWRTLIRGFLRDYRAQTPKFGEIAEAFVDYLASEPAVLSMGEWPAFLVELAHYEWVEMVLQQSDAQPLPASDPALLLERPLQVSALAWPLAYAWPVQMLGPDHQPSAPPAQPTLLLVRRTMDFSVKFSELSPLAWRLLQRIGEFPALNGREQLEGLAMEAGMPVTASFMDSGLALLQQMHEDGVLGIT comes from the coding sequence GTGGATAACCTTGAGCAGCAACAACTGGCGCTGACTCGCTACTTGCGCGATCCCGAGAACGAGACGCCCCCGGCCGACATGAATGCGGCGCGGGTCAACGTCTATCGCGATCTGGTGTTCAACAATGTCTCGCAACTGTTGGGCGGGACGTTTCCGGTGCTGATCCGGATCATCGGTCAGGAGCGCTGGCGCACATTGATTCGCGGCTTCCTGCGGGACTACCGGGCTCAGACGCCGAAATTCGGTGAGATCGCCGAGGCGTTTGTCGATTACCTCGCCTCGGAACCCGCAGTGTTGAGCATGGGCGAGTGGCCGGCATTTCTGGTGGAGCTGGCGCATTACGAATGGGTGGAAATGGTGTTGCAGCAGTCCGATGCCCAGCCGCTGCCGGCAAGTGATCCCGCGCTGCTGCTGGAGCGGCCACTGCAGGTTTCGGCGCTGGCGTGGCCATTGGCGTACGCATGGCCGGTACAGATGCTCGGGCCGGATCATCAGCCGTCTGCGCCACCGGCCCAGCCGACGTTGTTGCTGGTGCGGCGCACAATGGATTTCAGTGTGAAGTTTTCCGAGCTGAGCCCGTTGGCGTGGCGGTTGTTGCAGCGAATTGGCGAGTTCCCTGCGCTGAACGGTCGTGAACAACTGGAAGGGTTGGCGATGGAAGCGGGGATGCCAGTAACAGCATCGTTCATGGACAGTGGTCTGGCGTTGTTGCAGCAGATGCATGAGGACGGTGTGTTAGGCATTACCTGA